A stretch of Actinomycetes bacterium DNA encodes these proteins:
- a CDS encoding multicopper oxidase domain-containing protein: MSDDVTDQPPAKAPAEGSPPKPHNPYAMLLAIIGGGVALALVIFAIGLVANAGDDDGSSGDTATAGNAAPVVLSEFAIDGNLVVPPGASLGVVNEGSQVHNLVIEGDGRTADLASGESEVLSLSGLETGTYEVYCDIAGHREAGMETSMTIEEGAEISGEDPHAGANPDFAQLDTDMLDSFQPFVDQLTSGEANTEGIGAQPMEPVIDPDGYKRFDLVAEIGEWETEPGNVVEAWTFNGTVPGPTIRVNVGDKVRIRLINRLPLGTDIHLHGIRKDNEFDGVAPLTQDLTMQGDTFDYEFTAIEPAVGMYHPHAHGYLAIPNGMWGALLVQTDDLLPRGETVSGVEIPADLTLAMEDVMVLNDAGTIGLSLNGKSFPGTQGYELNVGDWSAFHYYNEGLQIHPMHLHQFPQLVYAKDGIKLDQPYWADTVNVAPGERYSVLFQTARTGVWVWHCHILNHAEREDGMFGMVTAVVVS, encoded by the coding sequence GTGAGTGACGACGTGACCGACCAGCCCCCAGCGAAGGCGCCCGCCGAAGGCTCCCCTCCCAAGCCGCACAACCCCTACGCCATGCTGCTGGCGATCATCGGTGGGGGCGTGGCATTGGCACTGGTCATCTTCGCAATCGGACTTGTGGCCAACGCCGGCGACGACGACGGCTCCTCGGGTGACACCGCTACTGCAGGCAATGCCGCGCCCGTGGTTCTGTCCGAGTTCGCCATCGACGGCAACCTCGTGGTTCCTCCAGGCGCGTCGCTCGGCGTGGTCAATGAGGGCTCCCAGGTCCACAACCTGGTCATCGAGGGCGATGGACGCACCGCGGACCTCGCCAGCGGCGAGAGCGAAGTCCTGAGCCTGAGCGGTCTCGAGACCGGTACCTACGAGGTCTACTGCGACATAGCGGGGCACCGTGAGGCCGGCATGGAGACCTCGATGACGATCGAGGAGGGTGCGGAGATCTCGGGCGAGGATCCGCACGCCGGCGCCAACCCCGACTTCGCACAGCTCGACACCGACATGCTCGACTCGTTCCAGCCCTTCGTCGACCAGCTCACCAGCGGCGAGGCCAACACCGAGGGCATCGGCGCACAGCCGATGGAGCCGGTGATCGACCCCGATGGCTACAAGCGCTTCGACCTCGTCGCGGAGATCGGCGAGTGGGAGACCGAGCCCGGCAACGTCGTGGAAGCCTGGACCTTCAATGGCACGGTGCCCGGCCCGACCATCCGGGTCAACGTGGGCGACAAGGTGCGCATCCGCCTGATCAACCGCCTGCCGCTCGGCACCGACATCCACCTGCACGGCATCCGCAAGGACAACGAGTTCGACGGAGTGGCTCCGCTCACCCAGGACCTCACGATGCAGGGCGATACGTTCGACTACGAGTTCACCGCAATCGAACCCGCAGTCGGCATGTACCACCCCCACGCCCATGGCTACCTTGCCATCCCCAACGGCATGTGGGGCGCGCTGCTGGTGCAGACAGATGACCTGCTCCCCCGCGGCGAGACCGTGAGTGGTGTCGAGATCCCGGCGGACCTCACGCTCGCCATGGAAGATGTGATGGTGCTCAACGATGCGGGCACGATCGGCCTCTCGCTCAATGGCAAGAGCTTCCCCGGAACCCAGGGCTACGAATTAAATGTCGGCGACTGGTCGGCCTTCCACTACTACAACGAGGGCCTGCAGATTCATCCGATGCACCTGCACCAGTTCCCGCAGCTGGTGTACGCAAAGGACGGCATCAAGCTCGACCAGCCCTACTGGGCCGACACGGTCAACGTGGCGCCCGGCGAGCGCTATTCGGTGCTGTTCCAGACCGCCCGCACCGGTGTGTGGGTCTGGCACTGCCACATCCTCAACCACGCCGAGCGCGAAGACGGCATGTTCGGCATGGTGACGGCGGTCGTCGTCTCCTGA
- a CDS encoding ABC transporter substrate-binding protein: MKDRLFRGYGPLIGFTALFLAVVLLVPSKAPEEVDPEGGDVSGVLDMIGEDGSELRYDEDGNLIDPETGEVDPTVAGAADSTGSGSSGSTGGSGSGSSGGSGSGGGSGTGNGAAGGNAAGGANKGPTKVAGCGGVQVKGDPYSPPCVQFSGSNGGATHRGVSDSEIVVTVRIDGFDSGLVDAVTKAASTAGKIPSEPREKVERTITGLVEYFNQRFQFYGRKIKMVIYDGKGDPLNEIIGNGQEGARADAVKVAKEIGAFADVSAITAPYASSLASEGVINVGAPYVPRDWLTQRRPYSWTPLTDCTTVVEATSSYYATKMFGKPAVNAQGALKDKPRRLVVVAPENKEYQDCVSAGIAMLNQRGAGSELVGRYEYKIDVNNTGTARDVATKLVADEATTLMCGCDPVFLNYLAQEIRAANISPEMIMVGVALVDTDLVGQLFQQDVWRNAFGISFQGATAPQRSTIAYAAYKAVRPDEPSITVDILYNQLYMLAIGIQMAGPDLNPLSFEKGMFSYPKRSGPYGSWGFGPNDYSTSDDVREVFWNPGAQSVFNRAAGAYQNPNGDARFPIGKWPGGQPRAAG, from the coding sequence ATGAAGGACAGGCTGTTTCGCGGCTACGGACCCCTGATCGGGTTCACGGCCCTGTTCCTGGCCGTGGTGCTGCTGGTGCCCAGCAAGGCGCCAGAGGAAGTCGACCCCGAGGGCGGTGACGTCTCCGGCGTGTTGGACATGATCGGAGAAGACGGCAGCGAGCTCCGCTACGACGAGGACGGCAACCTCATCGACCCCGAGACCGGAGAGGTCGATCCCACGGTCGCCGGTGCCGCTGACTCGACCGGTTCGGGCTCCTCGGGTTCGACGGGAGGCTCGGGCAGCGGGTCATCCGGCGGGTCCGGCTCCGGGGGCGGCAGCGGGACTGGCAACGGCGCGGCTGGTGGCAACGCTGCCGGTGGCGCCAACAAGGGCCCCACGAAGGTGGCCGGATGCGGCGGGGTACAGGTCAAGGGCGACCCCTACTCGCCACCTTGTGTTCAGTTCTCGGGTTCCAACGGAGGTGCAACCCATCGCGGTGTCAGCGACTCGGAGATCGTGGTCACCGTTCGCATCGATGGCTTCGACAGCGGCCTGGTGGACGCCGTCACCAAGGCCGCCAGCACCGCAGGCAAGATCCCGAGTGAGCCCCGCGAGAAGGTGGAGCGCACCATCACGGGGCTGGTCGAGTACTTCAATCAGCGCTTCCAGTTCTACGGCCGCAAGATCAAGATGGTCATCTACGACGGCAAGGGCGACCCGCTCAACGAGATCATCGGCAACGGCCAGGAGGGTGCACGCGCCGATGCCGTGAAGGTGGCCAAGGAGATCGGTGCGTTCGCCGACGTGTCCGCCATCACAGCGCCATATGCGTCGTCGCTTGCCTCCGAGGGCGTCATCAATGTCGGCGCCCCGTACGTGCCGCGTGACTGGCTGACCCAGCGCCGCCCGTACTCCTGGACGCCCCTCACCGACTGCACAACCGTGGTGGAGGCCACTTCGTCCTACTACGCAACGAAGATGTTCGGAAAGCCTGCGGTCAATGCCCAGGGAGCCCTGAAGGACAAGCCCCGCCGGCTCGTCGTGGTTGCTCCGGAAAACAAGGAGTACCAGGACTGCGTGAGTGCAGGCATCGCCATGCTCAACCAGCGCGGCGCCGGTTCGGAGCTGGTGGGTCGCTATGAGTACAAGATCGACGTCAACAACACAGGCACGGCTCGTGACGTGGCGACCAAGCTCGTGGCCGACGAGGCCACCACCCTGATGTGCGGCTGTGACCCTGTCTTCCTCAACTACCTGGCCCAGGAGATCCGCGCGGCCAACATCAGCCCGGAGATGATCATGGTCGGCGTCGCACTGGTGGACACAGACCTGGTCGGCCAGCTCTTCCAGCAGGATGTCTGGCGCAACGCATTTGGTATCTCCTTTCAGGGCGCGACCGCACCACAGCGCTCCACGATCGCCTACGCCGCCTACAAGGCGGTGCGACCCGATGAGCCATCGATCACGGTCGACATCCTCTACAACCAGCTCTACATGCTCGCGATCGGCATCCAGATGGCCGGACCCGACCTGAATCCCCTGAGCTTCGAGAAAGGCATGTTCTCCTACCCGAAACGGTCAGGTCCCTACGGCAGCTGGGGATTCGGCCCCAACGACTACAGCACCTCCGATGACGTCCGCGAGGTGTTCTGGAACCCGGGAGCCCAGTCGGTGTTCAACCGGGCCGCCGGTGCCTACCAGAATCCCAACGGCGACGCTCGCTTCCCGATCGGCAAGTGGCCGGGCGGCCAGCCCCGGGCAGCGGGGTGA
- a CDS encoding acyl--CoA ligase, whose protein sequence is MLSEAVAQAAHRHGHTPAVMVDGSGATWGEVHLASEALAAMLSARGIGAPQVVGLAMRPGPMWLVAATAVDRTGAAFAGLSPIATAPERAAMVKSIEPALVLAEPDLADGLPLRTQVVVLESDGAGLDSMGVTKAVAALGATGEAAAPGAVASHGRTDERRYAICFTSGTTGDPRPAEYRVGAARAVERIDLGSSAAQSGGSGFEMISSTQFAHVGFTLKVPWYARLGCTMHVMPRWRADDAIELVAGRHMATLGVVAPQLALILASDLLNERDLSALRLVIAGGAPSPPALIAEARSRLGVDYSIRYSSTESGGVGLSALVDDDNPDAVGTIGVPRPGVQARVAEPDGSPAPAGEVAELQILSPATMTGYLGAPEATAAAFTADGWLRTGDLALVREDGRFVLAGRGSDMYIRGGYNVHPEEVEAVLGTHPAVAAVAVAARPDDVMGEVGVAVVVPAAGSTPPTLEQLRAHAAGELARHKLPEGLVVASSLPLNDAEKLDRRRLAEMLGS, encoded by the coding sequence ATGCTCAGCGAGGCTGTCGCGCAAGCGGCCCACCGACATGGCCACACCCCCGCGGTGATGGTCGACGGCTCCGGGGCGACCTGGGGCGAGGTGCACTTGGCGTCCGAGGCCCTTGCCGCCATGCTCTCAGCGCGAGGCATCGGTGCGCCCCAAGTGGTTGGCCTCGCCATGCGCCCCGGACCGATGTGGCTCGTCGCGGCCACCGCTGTCGACCGTACCGGCGCAGCGTTTGCCGGGCTGTCACCCATCGCCACCGCCCCGGAGCGAGCGGCCATGGTGAAGAGCATTGAACCGGCGTTGGTGCTGGCGGAACCGGATCTCGCCGACGGCCTTCCCCTTCGCACACAGGTTGTGGTGCTCGAGAGCGACGGTGCGGGACTCGACTCGATGGGGGTCACCAAGGCGGTTGCCGCACTCGGAGCCACCGGCGAGGCCGCCGCGCCGGGCGCCGTCGCCAGTCATGGGCGCACCGACGAGCGCCGCTACGCCATCTGCTTCACCTCGGGGACGACGGGCGATCCCAGGCCTGCGGAGTACCGCGTGGGAGCCGCACGCGCAGTCGAGCGCATCGACCTGGGCAGCTCGGCTGCGCAGTCGGGGGGCAGCGGGTTCGAGATGATCTCGTCGACCCAGTTCGCACACGTGGGGTTCACCCTGAAGGTGCCCTGGTACGCCCGGCTCGGGTGCACGATGCACGTGATGCCGCGCTGGCGTGCCGATGATGCGATCGAGCTGGTGGCCGGACGCCACATGGCGACGCTGGGGGTGGTCGCCCCCCAGCTCGCGCTGATCCTCGCGTCGGACCTGCTCAACGAGCGCGACCTGTCGGCGCTGCGGCTGGTGATAGCCGGTGGGGCGCCGTCGCCCCCTGCGCTCATAGCGGAGGCACGCAGTCGCCTGGGCGTCGACTACTCGATCAGGTACTCCTCCACGGAGTCGGGAGGGGTCGGTCTCTCGGCGCTTGTCGACGATGACAACCCCGACGCGGTCGGCACGATCGGCGTGCCCCGTCCGGGAGTGCAGGCCCGGGTGGCCGAGCCCGACGGTTCACCGGCTCCCGCCGGTGAGGTGGCAGAGTTGCAGATCCTCTCGCCCGCCACCATGACCGGCTACCTCGGTGCGCCCGAGGCCACTGCAGCGGCCTTCACCGCTGACGGGTGGCTGCGCACGGGAGACCTGGCGCTCGTGCGCGAGGACGGCCGGTTCGTGCTGGCCGGGCGCGGCAGCGACATGTACATCCGTGGCGGCTACAACGTGCACCCCGAGGAGGTCGAGGCCGTATTGGGCACACATCCCGCAGTGGCGGCGGTTGCAGTCGCCGCCCGCCCCGATGACGTGATGGGCGAGGTGGGGGTGGCTGTGGTCGTGCCTGCGGCGGGAAGCACACCTCCGACGCTCGAGCAGCTCCGCGCCCACGCAGCTGGTGAGCTCGCCCGCCACAAGCTGCCCGAGGGCTTGGTGGTCGCGTCGAGCCTGCCACTCAACGACGCGGAGAAACTCGACCGCAGGCGGTTGGCTGAGATGTTGGGCTCGTGA
- a CDS encoding prepilin peptidase, producing MSDVVALVASLVGLVIAWLLTVPLFRFKEMRPMTPRDVSNEAGLEIRAVVRHARCPKCHRDHGPADVLPVVSWLRGCPGCGLRLPATVAVFQLALPLAAAITAIVFDPVWVVVLFVWFAVVVTSVAVVDARVWLIPWWAPWVGSAVGAVLMVIASLSVDDTQRLVWALAGAVGAFVVFFVLWFVAPGRLGFGDVRLSFMIGLFLGWIDPLLVVWGLLFGSVVGLIVGLWTLVVRKGGHFAFGPALGIGALLAVWLQDYLLVSAG from the coding sequence GTGAGCGACGTGGTCGCGCTGGTTGCATCCCTGGTCGGCCTGGTGATCGCCTGGCTCTTGACGGTGCCGCTGTTCCGATTCAAGGAAATGCGGCCGATGACTCCACGCGACGTGTCCAACGAAGCGGGCCTCGAGATCCGCGCTGTCGTGCGCCATGCCCGGTGTCCGAAGTGTCACCGCGACCACGGCCCGGCCGACGTGCTGCCCGTCGTGTCGTGGCTGCGTGGCTGTCCCGGGTGTGGGCTGCGTCTGCCTGCGACGGTCGCGGTGTTCCAGTTGGCGCTACCGCTCGCCGCGGCCATCACGGCGATCGTGTTCGACCCGGTGTGGGTGGTGGTGCTCTTCGTGTGGTTCGCGGTGGTGGTCACCTCGGTTGCCGTTGTGGATGCCCGGGTGTGGCTGATTCCGTGGTGGGCGCCGTGGGTGGGATCCGCTGTCGGGGCGGTGCTGATGGTGATTGCGTCGCTCTCGGTGGACGACACCCAGCGCCTGGTGTGGGCGTTGGCCGGGGCTGTCGGTGCGTTCGTCGTGTTCTTCGTGCTCTGGTTCGTGGCGCCGGGAAGGCTGGGTTTCGGCGACGTGCGCCTGTCGTTCATGATCGGGCTGTTCCTGGGCTGGATCGACCCACTTCTCGTCGTGTGGGGACTGCTGTTCGGCAGCGTGGTCGGGCTGATCGTCGGCCTGTGGACCCTTGTGGTGCGCAAGGGCGGGCATTTCGCGTTCGGTCCGGCACTGGGCATCGGCGCGTTGTTGGCCGTGTGGCTGCAGGACTACCTGCTGGTCTCGGCGGGGTAG